The following proteins are co-located in the Maridesulfovibrio sp. genome:
- a CDS encoding exodeoxyribonuclease III: MKIYSWNVNGYRAVIKKNFSEWFEQSNADVVMVQETKAHPDQIPDKDREVEGYESFWNWSKVKKGYSGTACFTRQPVLSHSFGLTDEKYQGEGRVVLMEYEQFYLFNIYYPNGQMSEERLEYKMGFYDSFLEYAEELRKKKPIVVGGDFNTAHKEIDLKNPKANSERSGFLPIERAWIDKFIEHGYVDTFRMFDDSPGKYSWWSYRFNARKNNAGWRIDYFFVSEELKDNVKDAWIESDVMGSDHCPIGIELVFP; this comes from the coding sequence ATGAAAATTTATTCATGGAACGTTAATGGATACCGTGCTGTAATTAAAAAGAATTTTAGCGAATGGTTTGAACAGAGCAATGCCGATGTAGTCATGGTTCAGGAAACCAAAGCCCACCCGGATCAAATCCCGGATAAAGACCGTGAAGTTGAAGGATATGAATCATTCTGGAACTGGTCCAAAGTAAAGAAAGGATATTCCGGTACAGCCTGCTTCACCCGACAGCCGGTACTTTCCCACTCTTTCGGTCTTACGGATGAAAAATACCAAGGCGAAGGCCGGGTTGTCCTTATGGAGTATGAACAGTTCTACCTTTTCAATATATACTACCCCAACGGACAGATGAGTGAGGAGCGCCTTGAATACAAAATGGGATTTTATGACAGCTTCCTCGAGTATGCTGAAGAACTGCGCAAGAAAAAGCCAATTGTAGTCGGTGGAGATTTTAACACTGCGCACAAGGAAATCGACCTGAAAAACCCCAAGGCAAACTCGGAAAGATCTGGCTTCCTGCCCATTGAACGGGCATGGATCGATAAGTTCATCGAGCATGGGTATGTGGACACCTTCCGTATGTTTGATGACAGCCCCGGTAAATATTCATGGTGGAGCTACCGTTTTAATGCCCGCAAGAATAACGCCGGGTGGCGCATTGATTATTTCTTTGTATCTGAAGAGCTGAAGGACAATGTAAAGGATGCGTGGATCGAATCGGATGTCATGGGATCCGATCACTGCCCCATCGGCATAGAACTTGTTTTCCCTTAA
- a CDS encoding methyl-accepting chemotaxis protein — translation MFKNMRIGAKIALSISALMIIIFVAFTSLIVSKARESSIQQAQNLAGEMAGRYGNEVKGIIEKALDASWAGAAAILSMTEYKENIHRDMVDDFIKTITEVDPMFFGTQIVLQPNELDGRDAEFVGNERYGPNGEYGQYGWYDSGTWKLAEMHKNDPNNTRAWYMIPRDTKKAVLTEPYTTTIVPEIMSTVSVPILKNGKFIGVVGIDFVLGSFEKMVKDIHPMETGYAFITSNKGYCVASADKEIVTKSIAEAFPEADRNDILNAIENGKTYHKTLVSPKDGKEYYYVFEPVVISGTTTPWSIGLAIPTDKIYAEANSFFKLIVTISVLAILLVIGVVLLIARSISKPIGVMVQDAQKIAEGDFETKMDRSLFGGELLTLHDALRSMVENLVKFISTAEEKSKEAEQQTEAANQALEEARLAKEAAERAKAEGMLQAARELEGIVEQITSASEELSSQIEESARGSETQRERTSESATAMEQMNASVLEVAQNASQAAESALDAKKNAEDGGRIVADVVSSIDSVSKASSKMVNGLNELGKQAEGISQVITVITDIADQTNLLALNAAIEAARAGEAGRGFAVVADEVRKLAEKTMQATQEVEHAVHAIQAETRRNIEEMNNAANMVAKSTEYAGQAGESLETIVENVDSTADQVRAIATASEEQSAASEQINRGTEEVNRIAMETAEAMHQSMTAVSDLARLSGDLQKLIDDLKDV, via the coding sequence ATGTTTAAAAACATGCGGATAGGTGCCAAAATTGCGCTCAGTATCAGCGCGTTGATGATAATCATCTTTGTTGCTTTCACCAGTCTTATTGTCAGCAAAGCCAGAGAATCATCCATCCAACAAGCTCAGAATCTTGCAGGAGAAATGGCCGGCAGATACGGCAATGAAGTTAAAGGTATTATTGAAAAAGCCCTTGATGCTTCATGGGCCGGCGCTGCGGCCATTCTTAGTATGACCGAATATAAGGAAAACATTCACCGTGATATGGTGGATGATTTCATCAAAACTATTACCGAAGTTGATCCCATGTTCTTCGGTACCCAGATCGTTCTGCAGCCCAATGAACTTGACGGACGTGACGCCGAATTTGTCGGTAACGAAAGATACGGTCCTAATGGTGAGTACGGCCAATACGGCTGGTACGACAGCGGAACATGGAAACTTGCCGAAATGCACAAGAACGATCCCAACAACACTCGTGCATGGTATATGATTCCCCGCGACACCAAAAAAGCCGTTCTGACCGAACCATATACAACCACGATTGTACCGGAGATTATGTCTACGGTAAGTGTTCCCATTCTCAAAAACGGTAAATTCATTGGTGTAGTCGGTATCGACTTCGTGCTCGGATCATTTGAAAAAATGGTCAAGGACATCCATCCTATGGAAACCGGATACGCTTTCATTACCTCTAACAAAGGTTACTGCGTAGCCAGCGCGGACAAAGAAATTGTCACCAAGAGCATTGCTGAAGCTTTCCCGGAAGCAGACCGCAATGACATCCTGAATGCTATTGAAAACGGAAAGACTTATCACAAAACATTGGTATCTCCCAAAGACGGGAAAGAATATTACTATGTTTTTGAACCTGTTGTAATCAGCGGAACAACCACTCCATGGTCCATCGGACTGGCTATCCCCACAGATAAAATCTACGCTGAAGCCAACAGCTTTTTCAAACTGATCGTCACCATTTCCGTGCTGGCGATCTTATTGGTCATCGGCGTGGTTCTGCTCATTGCCCGCTCAATCTCCAAGCCCATCGGCGTTATGGTTCAAGACGCCCAGAAAATTGCTGAAGGCGACTTCGAAACCAAGATGGACCGCAGTCTTTTCGGCGGCGAACTGCTGACCCTGCACGACGCTCTGCGCTCCATGGTAGAAAATCTTGTTAAATTCATTTCTACTGCCGAAGAAAAGTCCAAAGAAGCTGAACAGCAGACCGAAGCCGCCAACCAAGCTCTTGAAGAAGCAAGGTTGGCCAAAGAAGCCGCAGAACGAGCCAAAGCCGAAGGTATGCTGCAGGCTGCAAGGGAACTTGAAGGCATTGTTGAACAGATAACTTCCGCTTCTGAAGAGCTTTCCTCACAGATTGAAGAGTCTGCACGAGGTTCTGAAACTCAGCGTGAGCGTACCTCTGAATCAGCCACAGCCATGGAACAAATGAATGCTTCAGTTCTCGAAGTGGCCCAGAATGCATCTCAGGCAGCCGAAAGTGCCCTTGATGCCAAGAAAAATGCTGAAGACGGCGGTCGGATTGTTGCCGATGTAGTTTCCTCCATTGACTCCGTCAGCAAGGCCTCCTCGAAGATGGTTAACGGCCTGAATGAACTTGGTAAACAGGCCGAGGGCATCTCACAGGTCATCACTGTGATCACCGATATCGCCGACCAGACAAACCTTCTGGCGCTGAACGCTGCAATTGAGGCCGCCCGTGCAGGTGAAGCCGGACGCGGTTTCGCAGTTGTTGCCGATGAAGTCCGCAAGTTGGCGGAAAAAACCATGCAGGCAACACAGGAAGTCGAGCATGCTGTTCATGCCATTCAGGCTGAAACACGCAGAAATATCGAAGAAATGAATAATGCAGCCAACATGGTTGCCAAGAGCACCGAGTACGCAGGACAGGCCGGAGAAAGCCTCGAAACTATTGTTGAGAACGTAGACTCAACTGCGGATCAGGTCCGCGCAATTGCGACCGCCAGTGAAGAGCAGTCTGCAGCAAGTGAACAGATCAACCGCGGAACAGAGGAAGTTAACCGCATTGCCATGGAAACAGCAGAGGCCATGCACCAGTCCATGACCGCAGTATCTGACCTTGCAAGACTGTCTGGAGACCTGCAAAAACTCATTGACGACCTGAAAGATGTCTAA